From Dendropsophus ebraccatus isolate aDenEbr1 chromosome 10, aDenEbr1.pat, whole genome shotgun sequence:
gctgggtgtgtttaTTGCGTAGTGGTCAGTCGAGGGGGGCAGTCCCCTTGcaagcatgttaccttttggtaatttgtctgtggagtggattatctCGGGTCTCCTACTGGAATGAAGAGTTAAAGAGGAGTTTTAGATCAGTGTTTGTACCGCACTCTGGCACTCTTTACCACCCCTTCGTCCTCCGCCTTCATGAATAATTTCTGCTTCCCAGCTTGCTGCCCGCTTGCAGTGTTTTTTGAGTGTTTAGTCCAGACAGAAATTACAATTAGACATAGTTAAATTACCAACTTTTGCAATGTTGGATCCATGGTCTATTGGTAAATCACTTGCATAGAGACcattaacagttttttttcccagGGTTTAATTTGcctgatggatttttttttctcatcattgtgttaaaaaaactaatttggacccaattaggaattctttgcacttttttttttttaaatgtttcaataaggagaaaaaaaaggaatatcTATATTTCATTTTCAGTGGAAGAGAAAAATATATGGGTGCAGCTCACAATTTCAGTAACTAATTTGGTCGAGGTAAACTAAAATGCCCTTACCTAGAAATGGGCAAAagtataaaaaattaaaagaacatatagggccacatgtatcatcctgcgaacggatgatttttggcggaaagtggcgatttgcgtatttttttatacgcaaatggccgatctgcgaataaatcggcactttccgccgagtacgccaggggggcggaaagggggcgtgtagtgggcggaacggagggcgcggactcagagtccgcacgatttaccatccgttccgcccaaatatacgccgaaaacctactccagtcctcagctggcgtaggttttcggcggtgcgcatcggcgcgcacgggatttatgtcaGTCAGTCAGGACTGACATGACTGCTATTGCTCACCATCGCCATTgacgaaggggttaatcagtataACCTTGAAACGCATTTGGCACAAAATATACGAATTTTTATTAGAAACTATCCAATTATTGCAAGATACACCGCTACTGGGGGGCCCCCCATCACCTCTCTTTCACCCGACCAACTCACGGCAATCATCTGTTATCCCCACCAGCATCTCACCCTAGACAGAGACATCCGAGGTGAGAGCGAGAACGAGGCCGGGATACAAAGCAAGGCCGTGATCTAGAACGGCGCGCAAACGCCAACAACACGAGGACAAACTGCAGGAGCCTCTCCAGCTCAGAATGAGCGATCGCAACTAAGAGCCtcggcaggagggagagagccgCGACAGCAGACCTCAACTAGATTGGGACGGGTGAGCGGCGTCACAGACGCCATTCCACATACTTAAAGTGTGTCATTTTTCGCCACATTAAGTGCGATCTGATCTGACTGATATCGGGTATCTCATTGCATCGGATATCGGGAGCGGTGAGATATATGATCAACAGAGGGACTACAaatcctatgataactgtgaCTTGCAAGCAACACAGACACTAAGCAGAAACTAACGCTTTCCATCTATTACTGCTTGATCTGTGGCCCCAACTGACATATTGAACTAACGCTATACACAACACTGGCCAGTACCCAGCGGCACTACATTGctaatattgcattcttttagcCATTTTACGAATGTATATGATTTATAAGTTTTGATATTTACTATTattgtacttttattttattatcctACGGTATCCTTATGAATTAAAATTGTTATATCTAAAGGTTGGGACTTTTGTGGTCTGGAGGACTAAACACTATATgttcttttcattttttatatttcattttcaccagGTAATCAAACCCATGAAAAACACTATTGTACAATTAAGCTAGGAAATTCAACtacatctgattgcagatcagtcctcctCAGGTAGATACTGCCTGACAGTGCAAGTGGGCAGGTGGCtgggaagaggaaggagtggtgggACATGCCAAGGTGTGTCAAAGTTGCACCAGACTAGTAAGCTTATTACATAACCAAGTGGTTCCTCTTCATGAAAACCATCAATCGTTAAATTGTTATAACCCTGGATTGAACAAACTACATGTGGAATCTGGCCagcaaatgtaaagaaaaaaaaaaccctaaaatctatcaaaacataaaaaaaacatttgaaagaaaaaagtttcaaTGCCATAATACCATGAAGAATTTCTCAATAGTGATCAAAATGTCACTACAGCTCATACCTCAAAAGCAAGTTATGCCACAGGTCTGTGAATGGAGAAGAACATGACACATAaacaaattattattaatatcatTATTACTTTTTTCGTGTTAATAATACACTTGAGAGATAAAACATTAAGAACAACATAAATATAATATCACAATGATTTAATAATTCTGCAacctaaaaataacaaaatgaaaaaaacaaaaagcaaatcACACAATTGCAGTATTGATGGCTTTTGTAAAAGCAAACAGTTCATccagctcacctggtgagtgccCAACCTGAGGATATCCCAGTCCTTAATAAAACACGaaccaaaaaaagaaaagggaggtCGGCACGTCCTGAGATTAAAAAATTCTGTACTTTATTCCAATGTATTGAAATCTCATGGTACAAAAGTCACAAGTAAGGAGACAAAAAGATACTTCTTATTGACTCCTTACTTGTGACTTTTGTACCATGAGATTTTAATCCATTGGAATAAAGTAGAGAATTTTTTAATCTCAGGACGTGACAAccttcctttcctttttttgATTGATGGCTTTTGTAATCCCCCAttggaataaataaaaataaccttttaaaaaaaaaagaattacttATGTGTCTGCATGACACATTGTACACGATCAGAGCTTGACGTTAACTTTTTAAACTGCTCTTTTAAAATCaaaccaatgttttttttcttttaaccaatTTTGCTTATGTTCCCTAAATGAGTACTGGCAAACATGCCTGAAGGGTTAAGTCATGGTTTTAATGGtttctttattttttgttattgtttttagTATTAAGCAATATTACAGAAAATCTCATTCTTCTCCTTATAGCGGCCTTCACATCTTTATTCTTCAGGCTGTAGATCAGAGGATTCAGTATAGGAATGGCAGCTGTGTTGAACAAAGAATAATATTAGCTTGAACCTAAATTTGTGGATGACGTTGGTCTCAAATATTGGAGGCCAAGAGATGCATAGAGACAGAGGACAACCGTAAGGTGCGAGGAACACGTGTAGAAGGCTTTACGTCTGCCACTGCTGGTACGTATAGACAAGATGGTGGAAATTATGTAACTGTAGGAGATGAATATAGGAACAAAGGGGATGAAACCAGTAATAAAAACCCCTACAATGAAAATATAGATCTGGAGAAATGATGTGTCACTGCAGGATAGCTTCAGGAAAGGCACAACGTCACAGAAGAAATGGTCCATCCTATTGGAGTCATAACACGTTAATTTGAAAAGTTCTATAAAACTTGGTAAGCATTCAAGAAAATCAAAAACCCAACATAGAGCGGCAAGGAGGACACAAAGTTTGGAATCCATAACCAACTGATAACGTAAAGGGTTACAGATAGCAACATAGCGATCATAACTCATAGCCGCCAATAACAACAGTTCATCACAAATCAAAGACATAAAGACAAACATTTGCACAAAACACTCAACAAGTGAGACAGTGTTATCTCCCGATATGAAGGAAATAAGGATTCTATGAAGAGAGATTGTAGAACAACTAACGTCCAAGAGAGACAAGTTGGCCAAGAAAAAGTACATGGGAGTATGGAGATGGTGAtctagagcagcgtttcccaaccggggtgccgcggcacactggtgtgccgtgagaacccgccagctgtgccgcgggatcccggtcggaaattagaaactgtccctttaatatccctagaagctgcggccgcgcagcttctagggatatgccgatggattgatgttccgcccgctcacacagtgagcgggcgaaacattcaatcgcgcacaatgtcagagcaggacctgtcagcgtcctgctctgacattgactcccataggccgcggcacttcatgccagcagcctatgggaggccgggacgtgacctctccggcaggcgtgatgatgtgacgtcatcacgcctgccggaggttcagtcgccgcggctcacaggacggagcctgaagaggagggagaacacacagcgccgattaggtgagtatgatggtttgttttttttttgtttttttttaaactattggtgcatattggcatactgcagggggcattatatgggggcatactgcagggggcattatatggggcatactgcagggggcattaatatatgggggcatactgcagggggcattatatggggcatactgcagggggcattaatatatgggggcatactgcagggggcattatatgggggcatactgcagggggcattattaatatatgggggcatactgcagagggcattattaatatatgggggcatactgcagggggcattattattatatgggggcatactgcagggggcattattattatatggggcatactgcagggggcattatcattattatatgggggcatactgcagggggcattattattatatggggcatactgcagggggcattattattattatatgggggcatactgcagggggcattattattatatggggcatactgcagggggcattattactgtatgagggcaaagcagggggcacttgtactctggcctcatggccatagtacgtctcattgtacccctttatactgcagttatatgagccacataattatcagcaccatatactgtggctatacagtgcacatcaccacagtatatggtgctgataattatgtgctcatatacgtgggactgtatgtatgagtttacatggaactgtatatatatatatatatatatatatatatatatatatatatatatatacatatatatatatatatatatatatatgggaatacatgggactgtatgtatgaggttacatgggattgtatatatgagggggttatccttttttatttcacttttttaaaatgaataatttattgaaaggatctctgcccggcatatgtcactcttgagggcttaaaaagcagctcttgtggtgataagaagctgatttaaaacccccaagagtgaactccgtgaactatatgtataatatgtactgttttagtgtcattttgtgccattttggtaggtggtgtgccccgggattttttaagtataaaaagtgtgccgcggctcaaaaaaggttgaaaatcactgatctagagAAACAAGGAGGAAGATGGTGATGTTACCTCTAAGAGTGAGGAGATAAATGAGCAGAACCAGGAGGAAAACAATAAAGTGCAACAATGGCTTCTGTGAGATCCCGGTAAGGATGAAATAGGTGGTTGTGGTCACATTACCATGATCCATTTAAATGTTAGAATACAACATTATATTTCAGGAAAACAATAAAATTGTTAattttgaaaaatataaaaaaacaaatatgtcTCGCTCATAAAATTTCCTGAGAACTGAGAATTTCTATAAAATTAGTTATTGCAATATGAAGCCATGAGAATAAAGTATTACCTGCTACTTTATACACATAGAAAATGAGTCAAGTCCTTGGTTTCATTGCAGGTTAAGTTCAACAAAATATACTGCCATCTTTGCCACCAGTTATACATGAGTCATGTAGATTATATATCCAGGAAACTACAAAAACTTGTATATCCAGGAAACTTGTTTATTTGATGTAGTTTTTACATTAATAAGTAAAGAGCAACTGGAAATGAAATAATAATCAATGGAAAATATGTACGGAAATCTACTAACTCTTTCGtgacattttatggacactgctgaaaataaataaagggaATACTCAAAtgacacatcctagatctgaatgaataaaatattctAATTTAATATTAATGTGCTGATAACAGAATAACATagaaatcatcaatggaaatctcATTTATTAACCAGTGGCAGCCTgaatttggagtcacacacaaaattaaagtgaaaaaacacactacaggctgatgcaaacaagtcaaaatgaggctgagtattgtgtgtggcctccacgtacctgtatgacctccctacaatgcctgaacgtgctcctgattagagatgattaaacagcggaaaatcttagcttctatagaacttgaacctcgtcgaaccttccgcatttgatttccatggccttcccggtccgtggggaaggaggatacagcatattacctaggctgaatcttagaattccaggcggtacacgggctgtctcctccttccccatggaccaggaaggcatcgggaatcaaatgcggaaggtttgacaaggttcgagttctatagaacctaagattttccactgttcgattGTCTctactcctgatgaggtggcggatagtctcctgagggatcacctcccagacctggactaaagcatccgccaactcctggacagtctgtggtgcaacgtgacattggtggatggagggagacatgatgtcccagataaGCTCAATCGGATTCAGGTATAGGGAACGggtgggccagtccatagctttaaagggaacctgtcacccccccgtgccagggtgacaggctcctgaccccccgctacagccccctaaattcacctgatcccgccgggtcccgcttctggagccggtcaggtcacagagatatcagccgctgcagacCCGCGCGCGCgctaagagatgagtccaacgctcatagagaatgacaggcgagtccagcgctccgtcattctctatgagcgttggactcatctctcagcgcgctccgggctgcagtggctgatatctccgtgacccgaccggatccagaagtgggacccggcgggatcaggtgagtatagggggctgtaacggggggtcgggagcctgtcaccccggcacggggggtgacaggttccctttaatgccttcatcttgcaggaactgctgacacactccagccacatgaggtccagcattgtcctgcattagaggaacccagggccaaccgcaccagcatatggtttcACAAGGGGTCTGAAGATTTCATCTCGGtgcctaatggcagtcaggctacctctggggagcacatggagggctgtgcgaccctccaaagaaatgccaccccacaccattactgacccactgtcaaaccggtcatgctgaaggatgttgcaggcagcagatcgttcTCCATggcatctccagactctgtcacgtctgtcacatgtgcttagcgtgaacctgctttcatctgtgaaaagCACAGGGCACCAGTGGTGAGTTTGCCAATGCtggtgagcacaacccccatctgtggacgttggGCCCcaataccatcctcatggagtccaATTCTAACTATTTGTGTAgatacatgcacatttgtggcctgctggaggtcattttgcagggcccTGCCACTGCACTCCTGTTCCTtcttgcacaaaggcggaggtagcggtcctgctgctgtgttattgccctcctacggcctcctccatgtctcctggtagcagCTCTAGCcactggacactacgctgacaaaACACTGAcagaatgagagatcagtgtagttataatagaagtcccccagggggacttctagtataagtgtaaaaaaaaaaaagtgttattattaataaaaagccccctcccctaataaaagtttgaatcaccccccttttcccatgttataaataaaaataaataaatgaataaacatgtttCATATCGCAgcttgcgtaatcgcccaaaatattaatttatttcattcctgatctcgcacggtaaacggcgtaagcggccaaaaatcccaaagtgcaaaattgctcatttttggtcgcatcaaatccagaaaaattgtaataaaaagcgtttaAAAAAGCATATatacgcaatcaagataccgatagaaagcaaaaaatgacacttcacacagccccatagaccaaaggataaaagcgctataagcatgggaatggagcaattttaaggaacatatatttgttaacaatggtttaaatttttttaaaagccatcaaataaaataaaagttatatatgttacatatcgttgtaatcgtaacgacttgaggaacatatataacagttttaccccagagcgaacggcgtaaaaacaccccccccccccaattgttttcaatttctccacacattgaatttttttcttgttttgcattgtactttatgcaaaagttcagcctgtcattgcaaagtacaagtgctatggccttttaagcacaaggaagaaaaaatgaaaacgcaaaaatttaaattggccgggtcctgtAAGGGTTAAGTACTATGGGTGTTTCATAGTGTTTCAGCAAAACAACGATTCAAACGATACGTCAAGATTCGCGAAGAAATGGTTCAATGACAATGAGGTAAAGTTGCTGATTTTGCCCCCACAGTCCCCAGACCTTAACCCAATGGAACACTTGTGTGTAGAGTTGAAGAAAGAGCTGTATTTGTACCCAAGTGAGTTGACCAGTAAGCACCAACATTGGGAATGTGTAGAAAAGACCTGGGATCAGATATCGGTTTTGACATGCTTGAAGAGCATGCCCAGGAGGATTCAAGCAGTGTTGAAAGCCAAAGATGGATTTAGGAAATACTAAGCTGTAGTGGATGGTGAGATATGGAGCCTGAAGGTCAAAAGCTCAAAACATTGTTACTCTTTAGCCTCTCAGTGTATACAGGCTATAGATAAGAATAACACTGTTACTGGAGTCAAAATCCTTTATTGTAATAGTTGAGTAACAATAAATAAGGTGTCAGGTGGCGTACTATAAAACAACATTATGTTCCTTGAATGAGTTTTGAAAATTATATCTGAAAAGATCTGTCACAATTATTCATTATAGCCTGGATAAAACTAATAAACTATATGGGACAAAAGCGTGAGATTTCAGTGGTCTTCAGTATTAGTTGAAGTTACCACAAATTTCAATTTTCTCCTTATAGCGGCTTTCACATCTTTATTCTTTAGGCTGTAGATCAGGGGGTTCAATATAGGGACTGCAGCTGtgttacacaaaaaaaaatatttactagAGCTTAAATTGATGGATGACGTTGGCCTCAGATACTGAAAGAAAAGAGAAGCGTAGAGACAGAGGACAACTGTAAGGTGAGAGGAACACGTGTAGAAGGCTTTACGTCTGCCGCTGCTAGAACGTATAGACAAGATGGTGGAGATGATGAAAATGTAGGAGATGAATGTTAGGATAAATGGGGTAAAAGCAGAAATAAGTGCCCCCACAGTGAACATATAGAATTGGAGAATAGACGTGTCACTGCAGGATAGCTTCAGGACAGGCATCATGTCACAGAAGAAATGGTCCACCACATTGGATTTGTAGCATGTTAATTTAAAGAGTTCTCGAAAACCTGGTAAGCATTCAAGGAAACCACAAATCCAACACAGAGAGGCCAGGAGAACACAAAGTTTAAAATCCATGACCAAATGATAATGTAAAGGGTTACAGATAGCAACATAGCGATCATATCCCATAGCTGCTAAAACCAACAGTCCATCAGAAGTCAATGACATAAAGGCAAAAATTTGCACAAAACACTCAACAACTGAGACAGTGTTATCTCCCGATATGAAGGAAATAAGGATTCTATGAAGAGAGATTGTAGAACAACTAACGTCCAAGAGAGACAAGTTGGCCAAGAAAAAGTACATGGGAGTATGGAGATGGTGATCTAGACAAACAAGGAGGAAGATGGTGATGTTACCTCCAAGAGTGAGGAGATAAATGAGCAGAACCAGGAGGAAGACCGAGCATTGAAATAAAGGCTTCTCTGAGATCCCGAGAATGATGAAATAGGTCGTTGTGGTCACATTACTATGATCCATTTAAattgtataattaaaaaaaatggaatttaaaaataacaataaagtaaattttttttaaacaaaaacttaggatttttttttaaagaactaaAATATTTTAGTATCTATTACCATATAGAACATATACCATATGCAACATAAGTGTAAAATATTTTCAATAGTATTTTTATGTTACACAAGTAGTTGTAATAGAAACCCATATTGTGTAGAGATGTACAGTACCATCACACATTACCTTGATACATTCACGAACCAAGTCTGACtgttaactctgctacatctgtaggtaAGGTAATGAATACTGTCAGGTGtagcacatacagatgtagcagagttaacaGTCAGAGATGTAGCATGATACCTAAAACTGACTGTTCATATGAATTGAATAGAGTATAAATATACTCTATTCATCTGTTTTCCAGTTACATTGCTAGTACCAAgaacacataaattatatattcagCAAACTGAATATCGATAGAAAAGTGTCAGGGATATTCTTCACAAATGAATGGAGCGCAGTGGTGATAGGACTGGGGATTATATAGACAAATATTAGAGTGTTCAGAGTTTCTCTTGGGTCATTAAAACACCCACAGGGAGAAGAGATAAGAGGAAGATAACCCAAAGCACACAAGATAAtggataaataataaaaatatctcTTTTGAAGTTTCTAACTTGTATACAGATACATAAAGTGCAATTAAAATGTGGGCTAATAACTTTGTGATTCGTTAACTTAGGAAAGTGATTCTGAAATAATTTTTCTTGAtacattgtactttatgttagtgcaAATTTCTTTGGTCtataccaggcatgtccaaacttttttcgaagagtgccaaatttgatgaagtgaacatgtgcgagggccgaccattttgcttgacattctttagaccattaaaatgaatgcaaataaacttttttttacaaagtttattgaaaacggcatactttttatacttaaaaaaatcccggggcacaccaccaaccaaaatggcacaaaatgacactaaaacagtacatattatacatatagttaataatatagattctaaatgtatttatactcactcagtg
This genomic window contains:
- the LOC138765915 gene encoding olfactory receptor 5V1-like yields the protein MDHGNVTTTTYFILTGISQKPLLHFIVFLLVLLIYLLTLRGNITIFLLVALDHHLHTPMYFFLANLSLLDVSCSTISLHRILISFISGDNTVSLVECFVQMFVFMSLICDELLLLAAMSYDRYVAICNPLRYQLVMDSKLCVLLAALCWVFDFLECLPSFIELFKLTCYDSNRMDHFFCDVVPFLKLSCSDTSFLQIYIFIVGVFITGFIPFVPIFISYSYIISTILSIRTSSGRRKAFYTCSSHLTVVLCLYASLGLQYLRPTSSTNLGSS
- the LOC138766472 gene encoding olfactory receptor 6C1-like, which produces MDHSNVTTTTYFIILGISEKPLFQCSVFLLVLLIYLLTLGGNITIFLLVCLDHHLHTPMYFFLANLSLLDVSCSTISLHRILISFISGDNTVSVVECFVQIFAFMSLTSDGLLVLAAMGYDRYVAICNPLHYHLVMDFKLCVLLASLCWICGFLECLPGFRELFKLTCYKSNVVDHFFCDMMPVLKLSCSDTSILQFYMFTVGALISAFTPFILTFISYIFIISTILSIRSSSGRRKAFYTCSSHLTVVLCLYASLFFQYLRPTSSINLSSSKYFFLCNTAAVPILNPLIYSLKNKDVKAAIRRKLKFVVTSTNTEDH